Proteins found in one Paenibacillus borealis genomic segment:
- the folE gene encoding GTP cyclohydrolase I FolE — MGSIKEYMNGKVSVNREQIEYHVEKILELIGEDTSREGLLETPARVTRMYEEIFGGYSIDPREALGVTFDESHEELVIVKDIVYYSQCEHHMAPFFGKVHIGYVPSGRIAGLSKLARLVEAVSRRLQVQERITAQIADIMTEVLNPHGVMVVVEGEHLCMCARGVKKPGSKTVTMATRGTFREDAAARAEFLALIKE; from the coding sequence TCGAGTATCATGTTGAGAAAATATTAGAATTGATCGGTGAAGATACCAGCCGCGAAGGTTTGCTGGAAACACCGGCCAGAGTCACGCGGATGTATGAAGAGATATTTGGCGGTTATTCGATTGATCCGCGCGAGGCGCTGGGCGTAACTTTCGACGAGTCTCACGAAGAGCTTGTCATTGTGAAGGATATTGTCTACTACAGCCAGTGCGAGCATCACATGGCTCCTTTCTTCGGCAAAGTGCATATTGGCTATGTCCCCAGCGGACGTATTGCCGGACTCAGCAAGCTGGCCCGGCTCGTGGAAGCGGTCAGCCGGCGCCTGCAGGTGCAGGAGCGCATTACAGCCCAGATCGCTGATATCATGACAGAGGTGCTGAATCCGCACGGTGTGATGGTGGTCGTCGAAGGAGAGCATCTGTGTATGTGTGCCCGGGGCGTGAAGAAGCCCGGCAGCAAGACGGTTACCATGGCGACCCGGGGCACTTTCCGTGAGGATGCTGCAGCCCGGGCCGAGTTTCTTGCACTGATCAAAGAATAG
- a CDS encoding Fe-Mn family superoxide dismutase, with protein MQYVSGAPLPVHILGEIAFWKKQEKEHAGFLIQITPGLEEPYVKLLQEWTVVFIATEQAACHLLGSIQTPAFGGPGTLAAETELLLHTACDQSSEFIRQLQAMMKASSAVSASPLAESAVQHFICESEYFLAVLTALNAPEYGAGMMRQNPVEQAESAAVPAVSISGDPPKEAAALTIPLWESRDLGSVPIGGHTLPPLPYAYNALEPYIDEKTMMIHHDKHHQSYVDGLNKAENKLAEARRNNDYDLVKHWERELAFNGAGHYLHTIFWNVMSPQGGGRPSGALLDAIERSFGSYDAFKAQFTEAANKVEGGGWAILVWSPRSRRLEILTAEKHQNLSQWDVVPLLALDVWEHAYYLKHQNNRADYIQDWWKVVNWPYVSERYSAARKLVWQPF; from the coding sequence ATGCAATATGTATCCGGTGCGCCGCTGCCAGTGCACATTCTAGGGGAAATCGCCTTCTGGAAAAAACAGGAGAAGGAACATGCCGGGTTTCTTATCCAGATCACTCCAGGTCTGGAGGAGCCTTATGTCAAGCTGCTCCAGGAATGGACGGTAGTCTTCATAGCTACGGAACAGGCGGCGTGTCACCTGCTCGGAAGTATACAGACTCCGGCCTTCGGCGGTCCGGGAACCCTTGCCGCCGAAACAGAGCTGCTGCTGCATACGGCCTGTGATCAGTCAAGTGAATTCATCCGGCAGCTGCAGGCTATGATGAAGGCCAGCAGTGCCGTGAGCGCCTCACCACTGGCCGAAAGCGCGGTGCAGCATTTCATCTGCGAATCAGAGTATTTCCTTGCCGTGCTTACGGCTCTGAATGCCCCGGAATACGGTGCCGGAATGATGCGGCAGAATCCTGTAGAGCAGGCTGAATCCGCTGCTGTCCCTGCCGTCTCCATAAGCGGAGACCCTCCCAAAGAAGCGGCGGCCCTGACGATCCCTCTATGGGAATCCCGTGATCTGGGCTCCGTCCCGATTGGCGGGCATACGCTGCCCCCGCTCCCCTATGCTTATAATGCACTGGAGCCTTACATCGATGAGAAGACAATGATGATACATCACGACAAACACCACCAGAGCTATGTAGACGGACTGAATAAAGCAGAGAATAAATTGGCGGAAGCCCGCAGGAACAACGATTATGATCTGGTTAAGCACTGGGAGCGGGAGCTTGCCTTCAACGGGGCCGGTCATTATCTGCATACGATCTTCTGGAATGTAATGTCCCCCCAGGGAGGCGGCCGCCCGTCCGGAGCACTGCTGGATGCCATAGAACGCAGCTTCGGAAGCTACGATGCCTTCAAGGCACAGTTCACTGAAGCGGCCAATAAAGTGGAGGGCGGCGGATGGGCCATTCTGGTCTGGAGTCCGCGCAGCCGCAGACTGGAGATTCTGACGGCCGAGAAGCATCAGAATCTGTCCCAGTGGGATGTTGTTCCGCTGCTGGCACTGGATGTATGGGAGCATGCTTATTACCTTAAGCATCAGAACAACCGCGCGGATTATATCCAGGACTGGTGGAAAGTCGTCAATTGGCCTTATGTATCCGAGCGGTACAGCGCCGCCCGTAAGCTGGTCTGGCAGCCTTTTTGA
- a CDS encoding alpha/beta hydrolase: MPNEDKPNSIPLISLRMIRVKHIVVSLLLSVFFFFLFCFIALHGYIAWVLSNPTVAPLYSNPYLAKGLAYEEVTFPAKDGSRIMQGWYIPSEGATKTIVFSHGYGANREESWVPMYDLAHYAHSLKFNVVMFDYGFASKVNKDIATGGKKESQQLLGAIEFAKDKGANEIVVWGFSMGAGTALQAGLVTKDVDAMILDSTFLLEPDTLYHNIKQNIDLPRQPSLEIMELLFPVLNGTGLNQIPYAKVKSEDYPFPVLFMHGTKDEKAPYPIAEELAANQTNLYSDSWIVEDSHHELLFREHPREYLRRVSAFLGNVQLAKISGDSGSQAASQ; this comes from the coding sequence ATGCCTAACGAGGATAAGCCTAATTCCATACCTTTAATTTCATTACGGATGATACGCGTTAAGCATATTGTTGTCTCTCTGCTGTTATCCGTGTTCTTCTTCTTTTTATTCTGCTTCATCGCCCTGCACGGTTATATTGCCTGGGTGCTCTCGAATCCTACTGTAGCCCCCCTCTACTCTAACCCTTATCTTGCTAAAGGGCTGGCGTATGAGGAGGTAACCTTTCCGGCGAAGGACGGCAGCCGTATCATGCAGGGATGGTATATTCCCTCAGAGGGGGCCACGAAGACCATTGTCTTCAGCCACGGCTACGGCGCTAACCGCGAGGAAAGCTGGGTTCCCATGTACGACCTGGCCCATTATGCGCACAGCCTGAAATTCAATGTGGTTATGTTTGATTACGGCTTCGCCTCCAAGGTCAATAAGGATATTGCTACCGGCGGCAAAAAGGAATCCCAGCAGCTCCTCGGGGCAATAGAATTTGCCAAGGACAAGGGTGCAAACGAAATCGTAGTCTGGGGCTTCTCCATGGGTGCGGGCACCGCGCTGCAGGCGGGTCTCGTAACCAAAGACGTGGATGCAATGATACTGGACAGTACCTTCCTGCTGGAGCCGGATACACTTTATCACAATATCAAGCAGAATATAGATCTCCCCCGTCAGCCTTCACTGGAGATTATGGAGCTGTTATTCCCGGTGCTGAACGGTACAGGGCTGAATCAGATTCCTTATGCCAAGGTGAAATCCGAGGACTATCCCTTCCCGGTACTCTTCATGCACGGTACTAAGGACGAGAAAGCCCCATATCCGATTGCCGAAGAGCTCGCCGCAAACCAGACCAACCTGTATTCCGATTCATGGATTGTGGAGGACAGCCATCATGAACTGCTGTTCCGCGAGCATCCGCGCGAGTATCTGCGACGTGTCTCTGCTTTCCTAGGAAATGTTCAGCTGGCCAAAATCAGCGGGGACAGCGGAAGTCAGGCCGCCAGCCAATAA
- a CDS encoding IclR family transcriptional regulator, translated as MEDRKLTVRAVERALDILLCFTQDNDYDLSLTEISAKIGLHKSTVHRLLTTLEEKGFLQRDEGTEKYRLGIRIWELSTHLPTLNEPAVLLLPAMERLRDRLGETVSLYLRDNLERVRIQAVQSRQAIRRVAQIGARLPLSVGASSKVLAAYAPPEVQVRLLADPAWPEAVDRSQYLEQLKEITRCGYATSFEEREPGAAAVAVPIAGRAGGVVAALSLSGPVSRLSPETLEEYAAILAEAAAEMGLMMG; from the coding sequence GTGGAAGACCGGAAGCTGACTGTACGCGCCGTGGAACGTGCGCTGGATATATTGCTGTGCTTCACTCAGGATAATGATTATGACCTCAGTCTGACGGAGATTTCCGCCAAGATTGGACTGCATAAAAGTACGGTGCACCGCCTGCTGACCACGCTTGAAGAAAAGGGCTTTCTCCAGCGCGATGAGGGCACGGAGAAATACCGGCTGGGGATCCGCATCTGGGAGCTGTCAACGCATTTGCCGACCCTGAATGAACCGGCGGTACTGCTGCTGCCGGCGATGGAACGGCTGCGTGACCGTCTGGGAGAGACGGTCAGCCTCTATCTGCGTGACAATCTGGAGCGCGTGCGCATTCAGGCCGTGCAGAGCCGGCAGGCGATCCGCCGGGTGGCGCAGATCGGCGCAAGGCTGCCGCTGTCTGTAGGCGCATCGAGCAAGGTGCTGGCCGCTTACGCGCCGCCGGAAGTGCAGGTCCGGCTGCTGGCCGACCCGGCATGGCCGGAGGCTGTAGACCGGAGCCAGTATCTGGAGCAGCTCAAGGAAATCACCCGCTGCGGATATGCTACCAGCTTCGAGGAACGCGAACCGGGTGCGGCGGCAGTGGCGGTGCCTATCGCGGGGCGTGCCGGGGGAGTGGTCGCGGCGCTCTCACTTTCCGGTCCGGTCAGCCGTCTTTCACCGGAGACACTGGAGGAGTATGCAGCGATTCTGGCAGAGGCTGCGGCTGAAATGGGCCTGATGATGGGCTGA